The Cinclus cinclus chromosome 38, bCinCin1.1, whole genome shotgun sequence nucleotide sequence cccagtgctcccagtgcccatcccagtgctcccagtccccgtcccagtgctcccagtgctcccagtgcccatcccagtgctcccagtgcccatcccagtgctcccagtccccgtcccagtgctcccagtgctcccagtccccgtcccagtgctcccagtgctcccagtacctgaGCAGGGGGTACTGGCGGGGTCCCCTCCTGTGCACGTACGCCGCCAGCcaccctcccagtgcctcccagtgctcccagtgcccatcccagtgctcccagtgcccatcccagtgctcccagtccctatcccagtgctcccagtgcccatcccagtgctcccagtccccgtcccagtgctcccagtgctcccagtacctgaGCAGGGGGTACTGGCGGGGTCCCCTCCTGTGCACGTACGCCGCCAGCcaccctcccagtgcctcccagtgcctcccagtgcctcccagtgccccccagtccctatcccagtgctcccagtgcccatcccagtacccccagtccccgtcccagtgctcccagtgctccctgtgctcccagtaCCTGAGCAGGGGGTACTGGCGGGGTCCCCTCCTGTGCACGTACGCCGCCAGCcaccctcccagtgcctcccagtgcctcccagtgccccccagtccctatcccagtacccccagtccccatcccagtgctcccagtccccgtcccagtgctcccagtgctcccagtacctgaGCAGGGGGTACTGGCGGGGTCCCCTCCTGTGCACGTACGCCGCCAGCcaccctcccagtgcctcccagtgcctcccagtgcccatcccagtgctcccagtccctatcccagtgctcccagtgcccatcccagtacccccagtccctatcccagtgctcccagtgctcccagtacctgaGCAGGGGGTACTGGCGGGGTCCCCTCCTGTGCACGTACGCCGCCAGCcaccctcccagtgcctcccagtgccccccaatCCCTatcccagtacccccagtccctatcccagtgctcccagtgctcccagtacctgaGCAGGGGGTACTGGCGGGGTCCCCTCCTGTGCACGTACGCCGCCAGCcaccctcccagtgcctcccagtgcctcccagtgcccccagtccctatcccagtgctcccagtgctcccagtacctgaGCAGGGGGTACTGGCGGGGTCCCCTCCTGTGCACGTACGCCGCCAGCcaccctcccagtgcctcccagtgctcccagtgcccatcccagtgctcccagtccccgtcccagtgctcccagtgctcccagtacctgaGCAGGGGGTACTGGCGGGGTCCCCTCCTGTGCACGTACGCCGCCAGCcaccctcccagtgcctcccagtgcctcccagtgccccccagtccctatcccagtgctcccagtgcccatcccagtacccccagtccctatcccagtgctcccagtgcccatcccagtacccccagtccctatcccagtgctcccagtgctcccagtacctgaGCAGGGGGTACTGGCGGGGTCCCCTCCTGTGCACGTACGCCGCCAGCCACCACTGCACCGTCATGTTCCAGCGCCTCAAACCCCCCCGGAAGCGTCGGCCGAGCTCCGTGCCCCAGGGATCCACGGTGCGGATGGACTGGAAATCCCAGAGCTCCGCGGGCAGGTGAGCACACCTGGCACGGgggagggacaggtgagggacgGGGGGGGACGGGCAGGGAGCACCTGCAGGGGACGCccccccggggggggggggggggggaggagagggggaaagtTCGGGGAAATCTGcagaaattttgggggattttttgaaagaaatttttagggaattttggagaaaacgaaaagaaatttttttggggggagggggggaattTTTCAGAGGGATTTTAGGGAAGGTTTAGGGGGGGGAGTTTTTGGAGATGGTTTTTGGGGAATGAatgaggaatttttgggggggaattttTGAGGAATTTTGGAGATGTTTTGGGGTACACAGCCAACCCAAATTTTCCTGTGGTCGCTCAGATTTTGGGGCGCACCCTCAGCTCCaaatcccaaatattcccaaaaacccccaaatatcccaaattccaaaccccaaatatcccaaattccaaaccccaaatatccgaagttccaaaccccaaatatcccaaatttcaaaccccaaatatcccaaattccaaaccccaaatatctcaaattccaaaccccaaatatcccaaattccaaaccccaaatatcccaaatttcAAACCCCaatatcccaaattccaaaccccaaacatcccaaatttcccatcGACCACTCCCATTTTGGGacacaccccaaacccccaatatcccaaattccaaaaccccaaatatcccaaattccaaaccccaaatatcccaaattccaaaccccaaatatccgaagttccaaaccccaaatatcccaaattccaaacccccAATATCTCAAATTccaaaccccaaatatcccaaattccaaaccccaGATATCTCAAATTccaaaccccaaatatcccaaattccaaaccccaaacatcccaaatttcccatcGACCACTCCCATTTTGGGacacaccccaaaccccaaatatcccaaattccaaaccccccaatatcccaaattccaaactcCAAATATCCGAAGTTccaaaccccaaatatcccaaatatcccattAATCATTGACGTTTTGGGACAcacccccaaatatcccaaatatcccaaatttcaaaccccaaatatcccaaatatcccattGATCACTCCCATTTTGGGacacaccccaaaccccaaatatcccaaattccaaaccccaaatatctcaaattccaaaccccaaatatcccaaatttcccatcGACCACTCCCATTTTGGGacacaccccaaaccccaaatatcccaaattcaaaacccccaaatatcccaaattcaaaaccccaaatatcccaaatatcccattGATCATTGACGTTTTGGGGTGCACCCTAAACCCCAAATATCTCAAATTccaaaccccaaatatcccaaattccaaaccccaaatatcccaaattccaaactccaaatatcccaaattccaaacccccaaatatcccaaattccaaacccccaatatcccaaattccaaacccccaaatatcccaaattccaaaccccaaacatcccaaatttcccatccATCACTCCCATTTTGGGacacaccccaaacccccaatatcccaaattccaaaccccaaacatcccaaatttcccatccATCACTCCCATTTTGGGacacaccccaaacccccaatatcccaaattccaaaccccaaacatcccaaatttcccatccATCACTCCCATTTTGGGacacaccccaaacccccaatatcccaaattccaaaccccaaacatcccaaatttcccatccATCACTCCCATTTTGGGacacaccccaaaccccaaatatcccaaattccaaacccccAATATCTCAAATTccaaaccccaaatatcccaaattccaaaccccccaacatcccaaatttcccatcGATTTTTGAGCACTCCCCACTCACTTTTCGGGTCTCTCCCACTCGGCCGTGGGTCCCCGTCCCGGTTCGGCCCTGGCGTTTTTGGGGtgcaccccaaaaaccccaaatatcccaaattccaaactccaaatatcccaaattccaaacccccaaatatcccaaattccaaactccaaatatcccaaattccaaaccccaaacatcccaaatttcccatccATCACTCCCATTTTGGGacacaccccaaacccccaatatcccaaattccaaacccccCCCaacatcccaaatttcccatcGATTTTTGAGCACTCCCCACTCACTTTTCGGGTCTCTCCCACTCGGCCGTGGGTCCCCGTCCCGGTTCGGCCCTGGCGTTTTTGGGgtgcaccccaaaaccccaaatatcccaaattccaaaccccaaatatcccaaattccaaaccccccaacatcccaaatttcccatcGATTTTTGAGCACTCCCCACTCACTTTTCGGGTCTCTCCCACTCGGCCGTGGGTCCCCGTCCCGGTTCGGCCCTGGCGTTTTTGGGGTAGAGGCCCAAACCCGCGGCCACGAACCCTCCCTCGGCGCAGATCCAACCCACGTAGAGTCTCATCCTCAAAGCCAGGAACACCGGCACCATCTGAGCCAACCTGGCCAACCACGGCCTCGCCAAAAACTCCGGCGTCATCACCTGCTCTGCCGGCCACGCCCTGCTcaccagtatccccagtatgCCCAGTACGGGCGCCCAACGGAGGTGGGACAACACCTTGGGTAACGTTGGAGACGTCGGGAATCCCCAAACCCAATCCAGGTGAGTTCCCAGGCGGTAAAAGGGACCTGAAGGTTGAGAATGTTGGATGGTGGCGATGGTGGAGAGGGAGAAATTTGGGTGGGAAGTgggtttaaataaaataaaatttggggttttttttttttgctttgtttttttttttttgctttgtttttttttttctttgttttttttttttgcttgtttttttttttttgctttttttttctttgttttttttttttctttgttttttttttttttgctttgttttttttttttttgcttttttttttttttttgttttttttttgtcttttttttttatgggggAGGTCGGTTGGGGGTTaattctgtggggtttttgagggtttgtttttttttttttctttttttgttgttgttgttgtttttctttataataGAATCGAGAAGTATCAGTGAAGTTTATCCCAAATATTCTCAAAATTCCCCCTTGGGAGCGTCAAAAGATTCCCCCaacccccctccaaaaaaaaaaaaaaaaaaaaaaaatctttctgggATATTCCAAAATCCGCTCGGGGACACCTGTCAGGATTTTCAACgtttccccaaaattcccttaGGGAGTTCAACAGAATTCctagaaaaaaatccactctggGAACCTTCCAAAATCCACTCAGGGATCCCCCAAAAGAATTCTCagaattttcccccaaaattccctccaggaaaccccaaaagaattctcagaattttcccaaaattccctccaGGAAACCCTAAAAGAATTCTcagaattcccccaaatccactcagggaccccccaaaaaattctcagaattttcccaaaattccctccaggaaaccccaaaagaattctcagaattttcccaaaattccctctgggaaaccccaaaaatccccgaaaATTCCCTCCgggaaaccccaaaattcctcccaaaatttcctttgggaaaccccaaaatttccctctgggagaccccaaattcccccccaaaaatcccttcaggacccctcccccccccccccaatttccccTGTGGAATCATGACGTCATCGAGGGCCCCAGGTGAGCTCTAAGCCCCGCCCCTTTGGCCCCGCCCCCTCTAGGCCCCGCCCCACCTGTCAGCAGCCCCAGGTAGCAGTAGCTGTAGCACAGGATGTCAATCAAACTGGGCACGCGTCGCAGCGAGCCAATCATCAGGCGCGTCTCCAGTGACGTCACTTCCTTTCGCCCCGCCTCCCGCAGCTCTTGTACGTCACTGGCCATGCTGACCATCTGGGGGCGGGGCTAAAGTCAGGCCACgccccccaaaataaaccccaaaaaatcgagaaatctccccaaaatcagcccaaaatccccctgaaatccccccagaaccccctcgggaccccccaaatcccccccaggaccccccaaaaccccccaggaccccccaaaattcccccaaatccccccaggaccccccaaatctccccccccagtttcccccaaatccccccaggaccccccaaatcccccccaggaccccccaaaaccccccaggaccccccaaaattcccccaaacccccccaggaccccccaaatctcccccccCAGTttctcccaaatcccccaggaccccccaaatccccccccagtttcccccaaatccccccaggaccccccaaatccccccccagtttcccccaaatccccccaggatcccccaaatccccccccagtttcccccaaatcccccccaggaccccccaaatccccccccagtttcccccaaatcccccccaggaccccccaaatcccccccagtttcccccaaatccacccccagtttctcccaaatccccccccagtttcccccaaacccccccaggacccccccaaatccccccaggaccccccaggaccccccaaatccccccccagtttcccccaaatccccccaggaccccccaaatcccccccaggaccccccaaatccccccccagtttcccccaaatccccccaggaccccccaaatccccccccagtttctcccagttccccccaggacccccccaaatccccccaggaccccccaaatcccccccagtttcccccaaatcccccccaggacccccccaaacccccccaggaccccccaaatcccccccagtttcccccaaatcccccccaggaccccccaaatccccccaggaccccccaaatccccccccagtttctcccagttccccccaggacccccccaaatccccccaggaccccccaaatccccccaggaccccccaaatccccccccagtttctcccagttccccccaggacccccccaaatccccccaggaccccccaaatccccccaggacccccccaaatcccccccaggacccccccaaacccccccagtttcccccaaatcccccccaggaccccccaaatcccccccaggaccccccaaatcccccccagtttcccccaaatccccccaggaccccccaaatccctccccagtttctcccagttccccccaggacccccccaaatccccccaggaccccccaaatccccccccagtttctcccaaatccccccaggacccccccaaacccccccaggacccccccaaatcccccccaggaccccccaaacccccccaggaccccccaaatcccccccccgTGCCTTGAGGGTgatgaggagctgcagggcGTTGGCGTAGGGAGGGGGCTCGGGCAGCCCCCAGACCCAGGGGGTCCGGAAGAACAGGAGGTACCCGAAGGtccaggccaggctggcccCCCCGGAATGcctggggaggggtccccaaAAACATTTGGGGagaccccaaaaaaacctcccccGAATTTTAAACCCATCCCCAACCATCTGAaatcctccccctccccctcacAGTGAGAATTTGGGGTGTCCCAAAATATCCTGACCCCCCCCCCATTGCATTTTTGGGACGGTCCAAAATATCCTGAACCCCCCCATTGCATTTTTGGGACAGTCCAAAATAtcctgaccccccccccaattGCATTTTTGGGACGGTCCAAAATATCCTGAACCCCCCCATTGCATTTTTGGGACGGTCCAAAATATCCTGAACCCCCCCATTGCATTTTAGGGATGTCCCAAAATATTCTGACCCCCCCCATTGCACTTTTGGGATGTCCCAAAATATCCTGAACCCCCCCCATTGCATTTTTGGGACGGTCCAAAATATCCTGAACCCCCCCATTGCATTTTTGGGATGATCCAAAATATCCTGAACCCCCCCATTGCATTTTTGGGATGATCCAAATATCCTGAACCCCCCCCATTGCATTTTTGGGATGGTCCAAAATATCCTGAACCCCCCCATTGCATTTTTGGGACAGTCCAAAATAtcctgaccccccccccaattGCATTTTTGGGATGGTCCAAAATATCCTGAACCCCCCCATTGCATTTTTGGGatatcccaaaatatcctgaaccccccccccctcccattGCATTTTTGGGACAGTCCAAAATAtcctgaccccccccccaattGCATTTTTGGGACGGTCCAAAATATCCTGAACCCCCCCATTGCATTTTTGGGACGGTCCAAAATATCCTGAACCCCCCCATTGCATTTTTGGGATGTCCCAAAATATTCTGACCCCCCCCATTGCATTTTTGGGATGGTCCAAAATATCCTGAACCCCCCCCATTGCATTTTTGGGACAGTCCAAAATATCctgaacccccccccccccccattgcaTTTTTGGGATGGTCCAAAATATCCTGAACCCCCCCcccattttgcatttttgggatggtccaaaattaattaatgaagcAATAACGAGCTCGGGTGGTgccattaattaatgaattcattaatgaattaattaattaattaagcaaTAGTGAGCTTGGGTGGTGTcattaatgaataaaataattaatgaattaatgaattaattaattaattaagcaaTAACGAGCTCAAGTGGTGCcattaatgaatgaattaattaatgaattaattaattaagcaaTAACAAGATCAGGTGGTGCCATTAATgaactaattaattaattaagcgATAATGAGCTCGAGTGGTGTCattaatgaataaattaattaatgaattaatgaattaatgaattaagtGATAATGAGCTTGAGTGGtgtcattaattaatgaattaattaacgGATTAATTAAGCAATAACGAGCTCAAGTGGTGTCATTAATGAATGagttaattaatgaattaattaattaagcaaTAACAAGATCAGGTGGtgccattaattaattaattaagcaaTAATGAGCTCGGGTGGTGTcattaatgaatgaattaattaattaattaattaagcaaTAATGAGCTCGGGTGGTGTCattaatgaataaattaattaatgaattaattaatgaagcAATAATGAGCTCGGGCGGTGTCattaatgaataaattaatgaatgaatgaattaattaagCAATAACAAGATCAGGTGGtgtaattaatgaattaattaattaattaattaagtgATAATGAGCTCGAGTGGtgtcattaattaatgaattaacagattaattaattaagcGATAACGAGCTCCAGTGGtgtaattaatgaattaatgaattaattaatgaagcAATAACGAGCTCCAGTGGTgtaattaatgaatgaattaatgaattaattaatgaagcGATAACGAGCTCGAGTGGTgccattaattaatgaatgaattaattaatgaattaattaattaatgaagcGATAACGAGCTCGAGTGGTgccattaattaatgaatgaattaattaatgaattaattaattaatgaagcGATAACGAGCTCGAGTGGTgccattaattaatgaatgaattaattaatgaattaattaattaatgaagcGATAACGAGCTCGAGTGGTgccattaattaatgaatgaattaattaatgaattaattaatgaattaattaagtGTTAACGAGCTCAGGTGCTGCAATGAGCCCCGAAAATCATtcggggggggaggggagaaagttttgggaccccccaaaatggAACTGGGACCCCCCAGAATCAAACTGGGATTGCCAAAAATCAAactgggaccccccaaatcaAACTGGGATTGCCAAAAATCAAactgggaccccccaaatcaAACTGGGATTGCCAAAAATCAAACTGGGATTGCCAAAAATCAAACTGGGACCCCCAAATCAAACTGGGATTGCCAAAAATCAAACTGGGATCCCCAAAATGGaactgggaccccccaaaatggaactgggacccccccaaatcaAACTGGGATTGCCAAAAATCAaactgggacccccaaaatcaaACTGGGATTGCCAAAAATCAAACTGGGATCCCCAAAATGGaactgggaccccccaaaatggaactgggacccccccaaatcaAACTGGGATCCCCCAAAATGGAACTGGGACCCCCCAGAATCAAACTGGGATTGCCAAAAATCAAactgggaccccccaaatcaAACTGGGATTGCCAAAAATCAAactgggaccccccaaatcaAACTGGGATTGCCAAAAATCAAACTGGGACCCCCAAATCAAACTGGGATCCCCCAAAATGGAactgggacccccccaaatcaAACTGGGATTGCCAAAAATCAAactgggaccccccaaatcaaactgggatcccccaaaatggaactgggaccccccaaaatcaaACTGGGACCCCCCAGAATCAAACTGGGATTGCCAAAAATCAAACTGGGATCCCCCAAAATGGaactgggacccccaaaatcaaACTGGGATCCCCGAAATCAAACTGGGATCCCCCAAAATGGaactgggaccccccaaaatggaactgggacccccccaaatcaAACTGGGATTGCCAAAAATCAAACTGGGATCCCCCAAAATGGaactgggacccccaaaatcaaACTGGGATCCCCGAAATCAAACTGGGATCCCCCAAAATGGAactgggaccccccaaattaAACTGGGATTGCCAAAAATCAAACTGGGATTGCCAAAATCAAACTGGGATTGCCAAAATCAaactgggacccccaaaatggAACTGGGATTCCCCAAAAATCAaactgggacccccaaaatcaaactgggattcccaaaatcaaactgggatcccccaaaatggaactgggaccccccaaatcaaactgggacccccaaaatcaaACTGGGATTGCCAAAATCAAACTGGGACTCCCAAAATGGAACTGGGATTCCCCAAAATGGAACTGGGATCCCCAAAAATCAAACTGGGATCCCCCAAAATGGAACTGGGACCCCCCAGAATCAAACTGGGATCCCCAAAAATCAAACTGGGATCCCCCAAAAAGGCTTcgggaccccaaaatctcacCTGAGATCCCCACCCAGGGCTCTGGGGCttccaaaatccccccaaaacctggGGTTAGAGACCCCCAAAATGGAgctgggaccccccaaaatggaactgggaccccccaaaatcaaACTGGGACCCCCCAGAATCAAACTGGGATTGCCAAAAATCAaactgggacccccaaaatggAACTGGGACTCCCCAAAATCAAACTGGGATTGCCAAAAATCAaactgggacccccaaaatcaaactgggaccccccaaatcaAACTGGGATTGCCAAAAATCAAACTGGGACCCCCCAGAATCAAactgggaccccccaaatcaAACTGGGATTGCCAAAAATCAaactgggacccccaaaatcaaactgggaccccccaaatcaaactgggacccccaaaatcaaactgggattgccaaaaatcaaactgggacccccaaaatggaactgggaccccccaaaatggagctgggaccccccaaaatcaaACTGGGATTCCCAAAATCAAACTGGGACCCCCCAGAATCAAACTGGGACCCCCCAGAACGACACAGGGACCCCCCTAGAATGAGTCAGGGAACCCCAAAATGGAGCTGGGATCCCCAAAATCAAACTGGGATTCCCAAAAATCAaactgggacccccaaaatggaactggaattcccaaaaatcaaACTGGGACCCCCCAAATGAGTCATGGAACCCCAAAATGGAGCTGGGACCCCCCAGAATCAaactgggaccccccaaaatcaaACTGGGACCCCCCAGAATCAaactgggaccccccaaaatggagctgggaccccccaaatcaAACTGGGATTGCCCAAAATCAaactgggaccccccaaaatcaaAGTGGGACCCCCCAGAACGACACAGGGACCCCCCCAGAATGAGTCAGGGACCCCCAGAACTGACCTGGGCAGGCAGGTGAGGATGGCCCAGGTGCCCAGCACGGTGCCCAGCGAGTGCAGGGCGTGGCAGCCGCAGGTGagcgccgccagccccgcccccaccgccgcccccccaaACTGGCGCCAGCGCGGacctggggggtggggggaggggagggggggggggaggggtcagGTCCCAAATAAAGCCCCGGACACCCCCAAAAATTGAACTGGGATACCCCAAAAATCAACTGGGACAAGTGAAACGTGAGGGGCCAAAATTCCGACTGGGAGAGGCCAAAACTTaactgggaaccccaaaatcccaactgggaaccccaaaatcccaactgGGAACACCAAAATCCCAACTGggagccccaaaatcccaactgggaaccccaaaatcccaactgGGAACACCAAAATCCCAACTGggagccccaaaatcccaactgGGAACACCAAAATCCGaactgggaaccccaaaatcccaactgggaaccccaaaatcccaactgGGAACACCAAAATCCGaactgggaaccccaaaatcccaactgggagcc carries:
- the MBOAT7 gene encoding lysophospholipid acyltransferase 7, with protein sequence MLGGRGAAMSREELTYLAVLLGSIPVGFLIKDRGPRWRQFGGAAVGAGLAALTCGCHALHSLGTVLGTWAILTCLPRHSGGASLAWTFGYLLFFRTPWVWGLPEPPPYANALQLLITLKMVSMASDVQELREAGRKEVTSLETRLMIGSLRRVPSLIDILCYSYCYLGLLTGPFYRLGTHLDWVWGFPTSPTLPKVLSHLRWAPVLGILGILVSRAWPAEQVMTPEFLARPWLARLAQMVPVFLALRMRLYVGWICAEGGFVAAGLGLYPKNARAEPGRGPTAEWERPEKCAHLPAELWDFQSIRTVDPWGTELGRRFRGGLRRWNMTVQWWLAAYVHRRGPRQYPLLRNAWTMLVSAYWHGLHGGQHLAFLTVPLWLAAEAAAEAALGKYFGVPLDQLGGWKGFLLRGGQWFLKMRAFEYLSMGFVLRGAAATLRFWASVHFCLHVLPLLILLAAAAGGKMAAKGREKRRGKGREGEEEEEEEEEEEGRGDAQVRRGEPRQGGNPKIQEGSVDLKIQGGRDPLNAEFQKGGDALNPEIQEGWDLLNPKIPEGGGSLNPKFQEGWDALKPKIEAREEPLATKSQELRKRIDPNSQNLG